One part of the bacterium genome encodes these proteins:
- a CDS encoding PilT/PilU family type 4a pilus ATPase produces the protein MASLHQLLKTMVDKGASDLHITAGTAPQIRIDGLLFPIEGMEPLTPPETKMLCYSVLTDAQKHRFEEENELDLSFGVKNLSRFRANIFIQRGAVAGAFRTIPFKILTFDELGLPPIVEEITKRPRGLVLVTGPTGSGKSTTLASMVDRINSTRHEHIMTIEDPIEYLHPHKKCVVNQREVRADTESFHTALRYILRQDPDVVLIGEMRDLETIEAALTVSETGHLCMATLHTNGAVQTLNRIIDVFPSHQQGQVRAQLSFVLEGIISQILLPKASGKGRVLACEIMVPNSAMRNLIREDKIHQIYSHMQMGQDKFQMQTMNQHLFHLINKKEINAELALLRSPDSEELRQMINRGSPDVVQQRKTAIPGRPQ, from the coding sequence GTGGCAAGTCTACACCAGCTTTTGAAGACGATGGTGGACAAGGGAGCCTCAGACCTTCACATCACCGCTGGAACCGCTCCCCAGATACGCATCGACGGCCTCCTCTTTCCTATCGAGGGGATGGAGCCGCTGACTCCTCCGGAAACGAAAATGCTCTGCTACTCGGTGCTCACCGACGCCCAGAAGCACCGTTTCGAGGAGGAAAACGAGCTCGACCTTAGCTTCGGCGTCAAGAATCTCTCCCGTTTCCGCGCCAATATCTTCATCCAGCGCGGCGCGGTCGCCGGGGCCTTCCGAACGATTCCCTTCAAGATACTCACCTTCGACGAACTCGGGCTTCCGCCGATAGTCGAGGAGATAACGAAGCGGCCGAGGGGGCTGGTGCTCGTCACCGGGCCGACCGGCTCCGGCAAGTCGACCACCCTCGCCTCGATGGTGGACAGGATTAACTCCACCCGCCACGAACACATAATGACCATCGAAGACCCTATCGAATACCTCCATCCGCATAAAAAGTGCGTTGTTAACCAGCGCGAGGTCCGCGCCGACACGGAGAGCTTCCACACCGCGCTCCGCTACATCCTGCGCCAAGACCCGGATGTCGTCCTGATCGGCGAAATGCGCGACCTTGAGACGATAGAGGCGGCCCTCACGGTCTCCGAAACCGGTCACCTTTGCATGGCCACCCTTCACACCAACGGCGCGGTGCAAACCCTGAACCGCATAATCGACGTCTTCCCCTCCCACCAGCAGGGGCAGGTGCGGGCGCAGCTTTCCTTTGTCCTCGAAGGGATCATCAGCCAGATACTTTTGCCCAAGGCAAGCGGCAAGGGCCGCGTGCTGGCCTGCGAGATCATGGTGCCGAATTCCGCCATGAGAAACCTCATTCGCGAGGACAAGATCCACCAGATCTATTCCCATATGCAGATGGGGCAGGACAAGTTCCAGATGCAGACGATGAACCAGCACCTTTTTCATCTCATCAACAAAAAAGAGATTAACGCCGAGCTTGCCCTCCTCCGCAGCCCGGATTCCGAGGAACTGAGGCAGATGATTAACAGGGGAAGCCCGGACGTGGTTCAGCAGCGAAAGACCGCAATACCGGGAAGACCTCAATAG
- a CDS encoding type II secretion system F family protein, whose protein sequence is MAKFNWQGRAKDGSTQSGIIESANEATAKATLSAQGIKVTSVKKAKEAINISLPFLKTKIKTGDLVIFTKQFATMIDAGLPLVQCLEILADQQPNPAFKKVLSEVKNDVESGSTFAEALGKHPTVFDRLFVNLVAAGEVGGILDTILNRLANYIEKNMLLKKKVKGAMVYPASVMAVAVIVIAIILIWVIPVFQKMFSGAGKALPAPTVFVINLSEFVQSYFLLIVGAFIILLTLVKRFYASDRGKALFDKFFLKLPVIGPLIRKVAVAKFTRTLGTLISSGVPILEGLDVVARTAGNVVIEQAILKTRSSISEGRSISEPLAETKVFPSMVVQMISVGEATGALDQMLSKIADFYDQEVDDAVGALTSAIEPMLMVFLGGTIGGLVIAMYLPVFTMAGAVAGG, encoded by the coding sequence ATGGCCAAGTTTAATTGGCAAGGGCGCGCCAAGGACGGCTCGACCCAGAGCGGGATCATAGAGTCGGCAAACGAGGCGACCGCCAAAGCCACTTTATCGGCGCAGGGCATTAAGGTCACCTCGGTGAAAAAAGCCAAGGAGGCGATCAACATCAGCCTTCCCTTCCTGAAGACGAAGATCAAGACCGGCGATCTGGTGATTTTCACCAAACAGTTCGCGACGATGATCGACGCGGGGCTGCCGCTGGTCCAGTGCCTTGAGATTCTGGCCGACCAGCAGCCAAATCCCGCCTTCAAGAAGGTGCTCTCCGAAGTCAAGAACGACGTCGAATCGGGCTCGACCTTCGCCGAGGCGCTGGGGAAGCACCCCACCGTCTTCGACAGGCTCTTCGTAAACCTCGTGGCGGCGGGCGAGGTGGGCGGCATACTGGATACGATCCTGAATCGCCTCGCGAACTACATAGAAAAAAACATGCTTCTGAAAAAGAAGGTCAAGGGCGCGATGGTGTATCCGGCGTCGGTCATGGCCGTCGCGGTAATCGTCATAGCCATCATCCTCATCTGGGTCATCCCGGTATTCCAGAAGATGTTCTCGGGCGCCGGAAAGGCGCTGCCCGCGCCGACGGTTTTCGTCATAAACCTGAGCGAGTTCGTCCAGAGCTACTTCCTCCTCATCGTCGGGGCGTTCATAATCCTCCTCACTCTGGTGAAGAGGTTCTACGCCTCGGACAGGGGAAAAGCCCTCTTCGACAAGTTCTTCCTGAAACTCCCCGTAATAGGACCGCTGATACGAAAAGTCGCCGTCGCCAAGTTCACCCGAACCCTCGGCACGCTCATTTCCTCCGGCGTCCCGATCCTCGAAGGTCTCGACGTCGTCGCCAGAACTGCGGGCAACGTGGTCATCGAACAGGCGATTCTGAAAACCCGCTCCTCGATCTCGGAGGGCCGCTCGATTTCCGAGCCCCTCGCGGAGACAAAGGTCTTTCCCTCGATGGTCGTGCAGATGATCTCCGTAGGCGAGGCTACCGGTGCTCTTGACCAGATGCTCTCGAAGATCGCGGATTTTTACGATCAGGAGGTCGATGACGCCGTCGGGGCGCTCACCTCCGCGATCGAACCAATGCTGATGGTCTTCCTCGGAGGCACGATAGGCGGCCTTGTCATAGCCATGTATCTGCCGGTCTTCACAATGGCGGGCGCCGTCGCGGGAGGTTAG
- a CDS encoding sigma-54-dependent Fis family transcriptional regulator, whose amino-acid sequence MERILVVDDEQSMREFLSILLRQSGYAVDAVAGVGEALRKIKSDAFDLIITDLKLPDGNGLEVLEEAKKNDPDAQIIVITAFGTAETAVNAMKKGAYDYITKPFLVDHIRLTVQKAMEKGALSRENRELRRRILTSGASGDFITKSTSALEMLYLVERVAPTGVTVLISGESGTGKEIVAKRIHELSGRKGRFVAVNCSAIPEGLLESELFGHQKGSFTGATSDKAGLFEEASGGTIFLDEVGELPLILQPKLLRAVQSGFIKRVGGNREIEVDVRILSATNRDLSAEVKGGRFREDLFYRLNVVAIKLPPLRDRRNDIPLLAHYFLEKFRVAFGRTIKGISPEVLRCLDSHDFPGNVRELENIIERAVALESGEQLSMKSLPDYLLDEAAGGAPRLERLPEDGVDLEETLLNTELHYIREALGKTGGNKTEAAKLLGLSFRSFRYKLEKLGIS is encoded by the coding sequence ATGGAAAGAATACTTGTCGTAGACGACGAACAGTCCATGCGGGAATTCCTCTCGATTCTCCTTCGGCAGTCGGGCTACGCCGTCGATGCCGTGGCCGGGGTCGGAGAAGCCCTCCGGAAGATCAAGAGCGACGCCTTCGACCTCATAATCACGGATCTGAAGCTCCCCGACGGCAACGGGCTTGAAGTGCTGGAGGAGGCCAAGAAGAACGACCCCGACGCCCAGATAATAGTGATAACAGCCTTCGGAACCGCCGAGACGGCGGTCAACGCCATGAAAAAGGGCGCTTACGATTACATAACCAAGCCTTTTTTAGTCGATCACATCCGCCTCACCGTCCAAAAGGCGATGGAGAAAGGCGCTCTTTCAAGGGAAAACCGCGAGCTTAGAAGGCGCATCCTGACCTCCGGCGCGAGCGGCGATTTCATAACGAAGTCCACCAGCGCCCTTGAAATGCTATATCTTGTCGAGCGCGTGGCCCCGACGGGAGTGACGGTGCTGATCTCCGGCGAGAGCGGCACCGGAAAAGAGATAGTGGCCAAGCGTATACACGAGCTTTCAGGAAGAAAGGGGCGCTTCGTCGCGGTAAACTGCTCGGCCATACCCGAGGGGCTTCTGGAGAGCGAGCTTTTCGGCCACCAGAAAGGGAGTTTCACCGGCGCAACCTCGGACAAGGCGGGGCTCTTCGAGGAGGCGTCGGGCGGCACGATCTTTCTCGACGAGGTCGGCGAACTGCCGCTTATTCTCCAGCCCAAGCTCCTTCGTGCGGTGCAGTCGGGGTTCATAAAGCGTGTCGGGGGCAATCGCGAGATAGAGGTGGACGTACGCATCTTGTCCGCGACCAACCGCGATCTCTCTGCGGAAGTGAAGGGCGGGAGGTTCCGCGAAGACCTCTTCTACCGGCTGAACGTAGTGGCCATAAAGCTTCCCCCGCTTCGCGACCGGCGCAACGACATACCCCTTCTGGCGCACTACTTCCTCGAAAAATTCCGGGTCGCTTTCGGCCGAACGATAAAGGGAATAAGTCCCGAGGTTCTCCGGTGTCTCGACAGCCACGATTTTCCGGGCAACGTCCGCGAACTGGAAAACATAATCGAGCGGGCGGTGGCTCTGGAATCCGGGGAGCAGCTTTCGATGAAAAGTCTGCCGGATTATCTGCTGGACGAGGCGGCGGGCGGAGCCCCAAGGCTGGAGCGGCTGCCGGAGGACGGGGTGGACCTGGAGGAGACCCTGCTGAACACCGAACTCCACTACATAAGGGAGGCGCTCGGAAAGACGGGGGGCAACAAGACGGAGGCGGCGAAGCTTCTCGGCCTCTCCTTCCGCTCCTTCCGCTACAAACTCGAAAAACTGGGAATTTCCTGA
- a CDS encoding cobyric acid synthase, translating to MAKCLMIQGTGSDVGKSVLVAGLCRIFSREGIRVAPFKPQNMALNSFITPEGGEMGRAQVVQAEAAGISPHTDMNPVLLKPTTDVGAQVILQGKVYGNMKALEYHKFKKTAREVVFDSYRKLSERFDLIIIEGAGSPAEINLREGDIANMGFALEARAPVLLAGDINKGGVFASLVGTLALISKEEADLVKGFIINKFRGDASLLAPAYEEITRRTGKPFLGTVPWLGNLFIQEEDGLHLDSARAGKGPAVVRVAVVVARRMSNFTDFDPFLGEPGVRLDFVRPGEKLGRADIVILPGSKNTIDDLITLKKSGLFDEVLENHRAGATIAGVCGGFQMLGRVVRDPHGVEGNIPEEAGFGLLDAETVMEPEKITAQSEGVVREGALDFYEDRGLLAGYEIHMGRTVLGENTKPLMNLRRKDSPDFREDGGVADGGRVFGTYLHGIFDNDLFRDALLARHRGYFAGSSTFRERKEEGYEKLAQLLREHLDLDAIRAIIERGA from the coding sequence ATGGCGAAGTGTTTGATGATTCAGGGGACGGGCTCGGACGTTGGCAAAAGCGTCCTGGTCGCGGGTCTTTGCCGTATTTTCAGCCGCGAGGGGATACGGGTGGCCCCCTTCAAGCCCCAGAACATGGCCCTCAACTCCTTCATAACCCCCGAGGGTGGCGAGATGGGGAGGGCGCAGGTGGTTCAGGCGGAGGCGGCGGGCATTTCGCCGCACACCGACATGAATCCCGTGCTTCTAAAGCCCACCACCGACGTGGGCGCGCAAGTGATCCTACAGGGCAAGGTCTACGGGAACATGAAGGCCCTCGAATACCACAAATTCAAGAAGACCGCCCGGGAGGTGGTCTTCGACAGCTACCGGAAACTTTCCGAACGCTTCGACCTCATTATTATCGAAGGCGCGGGAAGCCCCGCGGAGATAAACCTTCGCGAGGGGGATATCGCCAACATGGGGTTCGCCCTCGAAGCGAGAGCACCCGTCCTTCTCGCCGGAGACATAAACAAGGGAGGGGTCTTCGCCTCGCTTGTCGGAACGCTTGCCCTGATATCGAAGGAAGAGGCGGACCTCGTAAAGGGGTTCATAATCAACAAATTCCGGGGCGACGCCTCACTTCTCGCGCCCGCTTACGAGGAGATAACCCGGCGGACCGGCAAGCCCTTTCTGGGCACCGTCCCCTGGCTCGGGAACCTCTTCATACAAGAGGAGGACGGTCTCCACCTCGATTCGGCGAGGGCGGGCAAGGGTCCGGCGGTCGTCCGCGTGGCGGTAGTCGTCGCCCGCAGGATGTCGAACTTCACCGATTTCGACCCCTTCCTCGGCGAACCGGGAGTCCGGCTCGACTTCGTGCGGCCCGGCGAAAAACTCGGCCGCGCCGACATAGTGATACTTCCCGGCTCCAAAAACACCATCGACGACCTCATCACCCTGAAAAAATCGGGGCTTTTTGACGAGGTGCTCGAAAACCACAGGGCCGGGGCCACCATCGCCGGGGTCTGCGGCGGCTTTCAGATGCTCGGCAGGGTCGTCCGGGACCCCCACGGCGTCGAAGGAAACATCCCCGAGGAGGCGGGTTTCGGACTCCTTGACGCCGAAACGGTGATGGAGCCCGAAAAGATAACCGCGCAGTCGGAGGGAGTCGTCCGCGAGGGGGCGCTCGACTTCTACGAGGACAGGGGGCTTCTCGCAGGATATGAGATACACATGGGGAGGACCGTTCTGGGCGAAAACACGAAGCCGCTGATGAACCTGCGCCGGAAGGATTCCCCCGATTTTCGCGAGGACGGCGGCGTCGCCGATGGCGGCAGGGTGTTCGGCACCTACCTGCACGGGATCTTCGACAACGACCTCTTCAGAGACGCCCTGCTGGCCCGCCACAGGGGGTATTTTGCGGGGAGCTCCACCTTCCGGGAGCGAAAGGAGGAGGGGTACGAGAAGCTGGCGCAACTCCTTCGCGAGCACCTCGATCTGGACGCCATAAGGGCGATAATTGAAAGAGGGGCCTGA
- a CDS encoding tyrosine--tRNA ligase yields the protein MKSVYEILEERGFLAQCTDENLRDILSKEKRTIYIGFDPTADSLHLGSMVPIMVLAHFQRCGHKVLAVVGGATGMIGDPSGKSEERNLLTPEQVAVNSAGIKKQLASFLDFTGGNPAFLLDNHEWIGPMTFIDWLRDVGKHFNLNHMLSKDSVKGRLASETGISYTEFSYQTMQAYDFLHLHDVYGCTIQGGGSDQWGNIVAGIELIRKTRQKTAYGLTSHLITTARGEKFGKSAGNAIWLDPNRTSPYKYYQYWINTDDRDVEKYLGLFTFLPIEEIRAIMESHLKDPGKREAQRRLAIESTLLVHGAEGLAKAQRASGVLFGAEIAKMSDADLADIFADVPSVALDSSRIASGMAIADLLFESGLCASKGEARRDLQGGGIYLNNKKLEGVEKSVTREDLATETTLVLRKGKKNYLLVKFLMV from the coding sequence ATGAAATCCGTATACGAGATTCTTGAAGAGCGCGGCTTTCTGGCGCAGTGCACAGACGAAAACCTCCGAGACATACTCTCTAAGGAGAAAAGAACCATATACATCGGCTTCGACCCTACCGCCGACAGCCTCCACCTCGGGAGCATGGTTCCGATAATGGTCCTCGCCCACTTCCAGAGGTGCGGCCACAAGGTTCTCGCCGTGGTCGGAGGGGCCACCGGCATGATCGGGGACCCGAGCGGCAAGAGCGAGGAGAGAAACCTCCTTACCCCGGAGCAGGTCGCCGTCAACTCCGCGGGAATAAAAAAACAGCTCGCCTCTTTCCTGGATTTCACCGGCGGCAACCCGGCCTTTCTACTCGACAACCACGAGTGGATAGGCCCGATGACCTTCATAGACTGGCTTCGGGACGTGGGCAAGCACTTCAACCTCAACCACATGCTCTCAAAGGATTCGGTCAAGGGGAGGCTGGCCTCCGAGACCGGCATCAGCTACACCGAGTTCAGCTACCAGACGATGCAGGCCTATGATTTTCTGCACCTTCACGACGTTTACGGCTGCACCATACAGGGCGGCGGCAGCGACCAGTGGGGGAACATCGTCGCCGGAATCGAACTCATCAGGAAAACCCGCCAGAAGACCGCCTACGGCCTGACCTCTCACCTCATAACTACCGCGAGGGGCGAGAAGTTCGGCAAGAGCGCGGGGAACGCGATCTGGCTGGATCCCAACCGCACCAGCCCCTACAAGTATTACCAGTACTGGATAAACACCGACGACCGCGACGTGGAGAAGTATCTGGGGCTTTTCACCTTCCTCCCGATTGAGGAGATACGGGCGATAATGGAAAGCCACCTCAAAGACCCCGGCAAGAGGGAGGCGCAGCGCCGCCTCGCCATCGAGTCGACCCTCCTCGTTCACGGAGCGGAGGGGCTCGCAAAGGCGCAAAGGGCAAGCGGTGTCCTCTTCGGAGCCGAGATTGCAAAAATGAGTGACGCGGACCTGGCGGACATCTTCGCCGACGTGCCTTCGGTCGCGCTTGATTCCTCAAGAATCGCAAGCGGCATGGCGATAGCCGACCTTCTTTTCGAGTCCGGCCTCTGCGCATCAAAGGGGGAAGCGCGCCGCGACCTTCAGGGCGGCGGCATCTATCTGAACAATAAAAAGCTGGAAGGGGTGGAAAAAAGCGTGACGAGAGAGGACCTCGCCACCGAGACCACGCTGGTGCTGCGGAAGGGTAAAAAGAATTACCTTCTTGTGAAGTTTCTCATGGTCTAA
- a CDS encoding cupin produces the protein MAVLIDSPMLIEAAGTPPKNIFEYFGRARSGDGEVSIARMVSPPGWSEPAQRPGFDEYTVVLKGFLRVETEGETLDVRAGQAVKAGKGEKVKYSTPEGAEYIAVCLPAFSPEKVNRENS, from the coding sequence ATGGCCGTATTGATCGATTCGCCCATGCTGATCGAAGCCGCAGGCACCCCGCCGAAAAACATCTTCGAGTACTTCGGCAGGGCGAGAAGCGGTGACGGCGAGGTCAGCATAGCCCGCATGGTAAGCCCTCCGGGGTGGTCCGAGCCGGCCCAGCGCCCCGGGTTCGACGAGTACACGGTCGTTCTGAAGGGCTTTCTCCGGGTGGAAACGGAAGGGGAGACTCTGGACGTGAGAGCGGGGCAGGCGGTAAAGGCCGGAAAAGGGGAAAAGGTAAAGTACTCAACCCCGGAGGGCGCCGAGTACATTGCGGTCTGCCTCCCTGCTTTTTCGCCTGAAAAGGTCAACAGAGAGAATTCATGA
- a CDS encoding tetratricopeptide repeat protein, translating into MRIFRIMLLLLASLLPAQAVFCAPAEYDKYSRSLYKDGMSALKAGEDAKALSLFKEAAAADPKDFLPLLGIGRANQMLFERTMRNYGEADQAFTKLTEKIIAAPAPEVPPEALQVYLFHGFLYLKGGDYERAIPALEKYLELDKETEKAAQILNGIGIANYYLGQYDLAVVYFKRALEADPAFSEARFNMRSVFTRITAYSEAQVLLRAGDPKKALGRIEKLKEIAPRYLPGRELEARVLLILGRPEEAVRVFEEILGFYPANPKTYWIRIEMGRTLMTLGKRDRARAILLDNLVRFPNQQDQQARMELVNLLGQLGN; encoded by the coding sequence ATGCGCATTTTTCGGATAATGCTTTTACTCCTCGCCTCGCTTCTGCCGGCGCAAGCGGTTTTTTGCGCCCCGGCCGAGTACGACAAGTATTCGAGATCCCTCTATAAAGACGGAATGTCCGCCCTGAAGGCAGGGGAGGACGCCAAAGCCCTCTCCCTTTTCAAGGAAGCGGCCGCCGCTGACCCCAAGGACTTTTTGCCCCTCCTCGGCATCGGCCGCGCCAACCAGATGCTCTTTGAAAGAACCATGCGCAATTACGGCGAGGCCGATCAGGCTTTTACAAAGCTGACGGAAAAAATAATCGCGGCCCCCGCGCCGGAAGTCCCTCCGGAAGCCCTTCAGGTATACCTTTTTCACGGATTTTTGTATCTCAAGGGGGGCGATTACGAAAGGGCCATACCCGCGCTCGAAAAATACCTCGAACTGGACAAGGAAACCGAAAAGGCCGCGCAGATACTGAATGGAATCGGAATCGCCAACTATTATCTGGGGCAGTATGATCTCGCGGTGGTTTACTTCAAAAGAGCGCTTGAGGCCGACCCCGCCTTTTCGGAAGCCCGCTTCAACATGCGCAGCGTATTTACCCGGATAACCGCTTACAGCGAGGCGCAGGTCCTCCTCCGCGCCGGCGACCCTAAAAAAGCTCTCGGCCGCATAGAAAAGCTGAAGGAAATCGCCCCCCGGTACCTTCCGGGCAGGGAACTAGAGGCCAGAGTTCTCCTTATACTCGGGCGTCCCGAGGAGGCGGTCCGGGTTTTCGAGGAGATTCTGGGGTTTTATCCCGCCAATCCCAAGACTTACTGGATAAGGATCGAGATGGGGAGGACGCTGATGACTCTGGGCAAGAGGGACCGCGCGCGCGCCATCCTGCTGGACAATCTCGTCCGCTTCCCCAACCAGCAGGATCAGCAGGCCAGAATGGAGCTGGTAAACCTCTTGGGACAGTTGGGGAACTGA
- a CDS encoding DUF3106 domain-containing protein, with translation MMSSRNSREGLTRREALSVIAGAALLAAFFPRTARSEPPSEARLRWETLSDAEKARVLSNYRRFKQLEKNQREVIVLRYRRWRSMSPEQRQFMHRNIERWRAMSPQEREWLVQNLRRYRNLPPTRQEQLANLLEGLRRMEMQKRIHVVQQLKRWKELTRHEQVEIRRTFEQCGCTLP, from the coding sequence ATGATGAGTTCCCGAAACTCCCGTGAGGGGTTGACGCGGCGCGAAGCCCTTTCGGTCATTGCCGGAGCGGCGCTCCTCGCGGCCTTCTTTCCGCGGACGGCCAGGTCGGAGCCGCCCTCCGAAGCCAGGCTGCGCTGGGAAACCCTTTCCGACGCGGAAAAGGCGCGGGTGCTGAGCAACTACCGGCGCTTCAAGCAACTGGAGAAAAACCAGAGGGAGGTAATCGTCCTGCGCTACCGCCGCTGGCGCTCGATGTCCCCCGAGCAGCGCCAGTTCATGCACAGAAACATCGAAAGGTGGAGGGCCATGTCTCCCCAGGAGCGCGAGTGGCTCGTCCAAAACCTCAGGCGCTACCGGAACCTGCCTCCGACACGTCAGGAACAGCTCGCCAACCTTCTCGAAGGGCTCCGAAGGATGGAGATGCAAAAACGGATTCACGTAGTGCAGCAGCTCAAGCGCTGGAAAGAGCTGACAAGGCACGAGCAGGTCGAGATCAGGCGGACTTTCGAGCAGTGCGGGTGCACCCTCCCCTGA
- a CDS encoding sigma-70 family RNA polymerase sigma factor, translated as MQANLGAVLPAEALGYDKPEALQKRSPMTGAEFERFVRENQDGALRLAYSYLKDWDDARDAVQEGFVKAYRNASSFRGDSSEKTWFYRIMVNHLKDVLRKRKVREVISTFTSVFTKNGEETTGADHADGVPGPEEISEAHAIRSDFEKALAALPKRQREVATLHLSAGLTLKQAAAALGISEGAAKAHYFRAVRSLREELMAWRETR; from the coding sequence ATGCAGGCAAACCTGGGTGCGGTCCTTCCTGCGGAGGCTTTGGGGTATGACAAACCCGAGGCGCTCCAAAAGCGAAGCCCGATGACTGGCGCCGAATTTGAAAGATTCGTGAGGGAAAACCAGGACGGCGCCCTTCGCCTTGCATACTCCTATCTTAAGGACTGGGACGACGCCAGGGACGCGGTGCAGGAGGGTTTCGTGAAGGCGTACAGAAACGCCTCCTCCTTTCGCGGAGACTCCAGTGAAAAGACCTGGTTTTACAGGATAATGGTAAATCATCTGAAAGACGTGCTGAGAAAAAGGAAGGTGCGGGAAGTGATATCGACGTTTACCTCGGTGTTCACGAAAAACGGCGAGGAAACAACCGGAGCGGACCACGCGGACGGCGTTCCCGGCCCTGAAGAGATATCCGAAGCCCACGCCATCCGATCGGACTTTGAGAAGGCTCTGGCTGCCCTTCCTAAAAGACAAAGAGAGGTCGCCACTCTTCACCTCTCCGCCGGACTGACGCTGAAACAGGCCGCCGCAGCCCTCGGGATAAGCGAGGGAGCGGCGAAGGCGCACTACTTCCGCGCGGTGCGTTCGCTTCGAGAGGAGCTTATGGCATGGAGGGAGACAAGGTGA
- a CDS encoding two pore domain potassium channel family protein translates to MKPFRRLRNFAFVLALVLTVGAVGFHLIEGFGLFDSLYFTVVTVATVGYGDFHPATAGGKILAMMLIVTGVSTFLGVVMGGTELLVERRQEKLRMERLCMAIEVFLTEIGSQLLRYFAEADPAPPKGLALDQSWTAKDFSAAKKALASHSFTVDAGLLDLERMRTFLDANTSTLLRILENPNLGDHERFTDMLRAVFHLKSELTSRENLTSPPEPDLTHLVGDVNRSYGALAGVWLDHMEYMKDRYPFLFSFFARTNPFVKDASAVVTK, encoded by the coding sequence ATGAAACCCTTCCGCCGCCTTCGCAACTTCGCCTTCGTCCTCGCCCTGGTGCTGACCGTCGGCGCCGTGGGCTTTCACCTTATCGAGGGGTTCGGCCTCTTCGATTCCCTTTATTTTACCGTGGTCACCGTGGCGACCGTGGGGTACGGGGATTTCCACCCCGCGACCGCCGGGGGCAAAATCCTGGCGATGATGCTTATCGTCACCGGGGTTTCGACCTTCCTCGGCGTCGTGATGGGGGGAACCGAACTGCTCGTCGAACGCAGGCAGGAAAAGCTCCGCATGGAGCGCCTCTGCATGGCGATAGAGGTATTCCTCACCGAGATCGGCAGCCAGCTTCTGCGTTATTTCGCCGAAGCCGACCCGGCGCCCCCGAAGGGGCTCGCGCTCGACCAGTCCTGGACGGCGAAAGATTTTTCCGCCGCGAAAAAAGCCCTCGCTTCCCACTCCTTCACCGTGGACGCCGGGCTGCTGGACCTCGAAAGGATGAGAACCTTTCTCGACGCCAACACCTCCACCCTTCTTCGGATACTGGAGAACCCTAACCTCGGAGATCACGAACGCTTCACCGATATGCTCCGGGCGGTCTTCCACCTGAAATCCGAGCTCACGAGCAGAGAAAATCTCACCTCCCCGCCCGAGCCCGACCTCACCCACCTCGTCGGAGACGTAAACCGCTCCTACGGAGCGCTTGCGGGGGTATGGCTCGACCACATGGAATACATGAAGGACAGGTATCCTTTCCTCTTCAGCTTCTTTGCGAGGACAAATCCCTTCGTCAAAGACGCCTCTGCGGTAGTAACGAAATGA
- a CDS encoding single-stranded DNA-binding protein has protein sequence MTHRLITESLSRGVAKIAFSPPVVCVYNPLEYALLPHLLYWDKFGGGKKEAVFLGMNPGPWGMAQSGVPFGEITAVRDWMGISAPVGKPSCEHPKRRVEGFSCKRSEVSGKRLWGWAAGRFGDAKNFFGRFFVLNYCPLMFMEESGKNRTPDKLIPAEKEKLFQCCDEALRRYVELLGADMVIGIGGFARERARAVLAGSKVRIEGITHPSPANPAANRGWAKLADAELSAIGIKI, from the coding sequence TTGACGCATCGCCTGATTACCGAAAGCCTGAGCCGGGGTGTGGCGAAGATTGCTTTTTCGCCCCCGGTGGTCTGCGTCTACAATCCGCTCGAATACGCCCTTTTGCCTCACCTCCTTTACTGGGACAAATTCGGCGGGGGCAAAAAGGAGGCGGTCTTTCTGGGCATGAATCCCGGTCCCTGGGGGATGGCGCAAAGCGGAGTGCCCTTCGGCGAGATAACGGCGGTAAGGGACTGGATGGGCATATCAGCCCCCGTGGGAAAGCCCTCGTGCGAGCATCCCAAGAGGCGCGTAGAGGGGTTTTCGTGCAAGAGAAGCGAGGTCAGCGGCAAAAGGCTCTGGGGGTGGGCCGCCGGGCGCTTTGGCGACGCAAAGAATTTTTTTGGAAGATTTTTCGTCCTGAACTACTGCCCGCTGATGTTCATGGAAGAGAGCGGTAAGAACCGGACGCCCGACAAACTGATTCCGGCGGAGAAAGAGAAGCTTTTTCAGTGCTGCGACGAGGCTCTGCGGCGTTACGTCGAGCTTCTTGGGGCCGATATGGTGATCGGAATAGGCGGCTTCGCGCGGGAGCGCGCAAGGGCGGTTCTGGCCGGGAGCAAGGTCAGAATCGAGGGGATCACCCATCCAAGCCCGGCGAATCCCGCGGCCAACAGGGGGTGGGCGAAGCTGGCCGACGCGGAACTCTCGGCGATCGGAATAAAGATATAA